Proteins encoded by one window of Rouxiella chamberiensis:
- a CDS encoding ABC transporter permease: MFIVKRLLSAVPTLFIVSLLVFFLVDFIPGDPARMLAGPMASNEEVTVIRDTLGLNDPLVVRYGRFVRGMVDPSVMTSFRTHRPVAVEIASRLPNTLIVAVGGLLVGLLLGTLGGILCALRQGGLMDTVITLFTLAGISMPIYWLGLLCIWFFAVWLGWLPAAGATTWKHFVLPILVVATRPAAMFSRLVTASLLEAMSKDYLDTARAKGLSETRVILLHALRNSLIAAISVIGVQFGAMLGGSVVTETVFGVPGVGRLLVDSVSAADYPVIQYTILLFSVFFVLINLATDLLTMWLDPRASLQSERS; the protein is encoded by the coding sequence ATGTTTATCGTTAAACGTCTGCTTTCCGCCGTACCGACCCTTTTTATCGTCTCGCTGCTGGTGTTCTTTCTGGTGGATTTTATCCCCGGCGACCCGGCACGCATGCTGGCCGGACCGATGGCGAGTAATGAAGAGGTGACGGTCATTCGCGATACGCTTGGCCTCAACGATCCGCTGGTGGTGCGCTATGGCCGCTTTGTTCGCGGCATGGTGGACCCGTCGGTGATGACCTCGTTTCGGACCCATCGGCCTGTTGCCGTCGAGATTGCCTCGCGGTTGCCCAATACGTTGATTGTCGCCGTAGGAGGATTACTGGTGGGGCTGCTGCTGGGCACACTGGGCGGCATCCTCTGCGCACTGCGGCAGGGCGGCCTGATGGATACGGTGATAACCCTGTTCACGCTGGCCGGTATTTCCATGCCGATTTACTGGCTCGGATTGCTGTGTATCTGGTTCTTTGCCGTCTGGCTCGGCTGGTTGCCTGCGGCGGGCGCCACGACCTGGAAACACTTCGTGCTGCCGATTCTGGTCGTGGCGACTCGTCCGGCGGCGATGTTCAGTCGTCTGGTGACCGCCAGTCTGCTGGAAGCCATGAGTAAAGATTATCTCGATACGGCGCGCGCCAAGGGACTAAGTGAAACGCGTGTCATTTTGCTGCATGCGCTGCGCAATTCGCTGATTGCCGCCATCAGTGTGATCGGGGTGCAATTCGGCGCGATGCTGGGCGGTTCCGTGGTGACGGAGACGGTATTCGGCGTGCCGGGCGTCGGGCGTCTGCTGGTGGATTCTGTCTCGGCGGCTGATTATCCGGTGATTCAATATACCATTCTGCTGTTTTCGGTATTTTTCGTGTTGATTAATCTGGCGACCGATCTGCTGACGATGTGGCTCGATCCGCGCGCTTCCCTGCAAAGTGAACGGAGTTAA
- a CDS encoding ABC transporter substrate-binding protein, whose translation MSLITCARSALFSLSLLAVATSAALAAPTQTLRVAVGADPATLDPQFNDLPTGDTVEALVYEGLFRLDDNNAIQKGLATDYHFSQDGKVLTVKIQTGHVFSNGDPLDAQAVVASFQRLLSEKNGSIYRGIYTALGSVKAIGNDTVEFDMTAPNGHVLLLLANESGSIVNVKAADKMGAEYGHKPIGSGPYLVDSFIGGESYRLVPNPKYQGDRPAKLKSIDFTVVPEDASRMALLETGDTDIVERVPPESVAQINALPNAKVITPPSMFSINMEIVMRGPLKDLRVRKALNLAIDRPGIIKGVLGGMAIPSVGMVGPGTQDSLRKTFDPIAFDPAQAKKLLAEAGYGPGKLAITLTCPTGRYIKDAAVCQAVAGSLQNIGVKATAHVVDRGTWTQIISLPPEKRPDNLAMIGRGTAGMDYTLYRLFHTGVSANTSGFSDPKVDALLDQGRATTDPEKQKQIYGEIQTAVWQQMPFIFLWYQNQALGVSDKVQGFKVRPDETMDFDQVTLN comes from the coding sequence ATGAGTCTGATCACCTGCGCACGTTCCGCCTTATTTTCATTATCGCTCCTTGCCGTTGCCACGTCGGCGGCCCTTGCCGCTCCCACCCAAACACTTCGTGTCGCCGTAGGGGCCGATCCGGCAACCCTCGACCCGCAATTTAACGATTTGCCTACGGGCGATACGGTGGAAGCGCTGGTGTATGAGGGACTGTTTCGTCTCGATGACAACAATGCCATTCAGAAAGGGCTGGCTACCGATTATCACTTTTCGCAGGACGGCAAGGTCCTGACGGTCAAGATTCAGACGGGTCATGTTTTCAGTAACGGTGATCCGCTGGACGCGCAGGCGGTGGTCGCCAGTTTCCAGAGATTGCTGTCCGAGAAAAACGGGTCTATCTATCGTGGCATCTACACCGCGCTTGGCTCCGTGAAGGCGATAGGGAATGACACGGTCGAATTCGACATGACGGCGCCCAACGGTCACGTGCTGCTGTTGCTGGCCAACGAGAGCGGCAGCATCGTCAATGTGAAGGCGGCCGACAAAATGGGCGCGGAATACGGGCACAAACCGATTGGCAGTGGACCCTATCTGGTCGATTCCTTTATCGGCGGCGAAAGCTATCGTCTGGTGCCAAACCCGAAATATCAAGGCGATCGTCCTGCCAAATTAAAGTCGATTGATTTTACCGTGGTGCCTGAAGATGCCTCGCGTATGGCGCTGCTTGAAACGGGAGATACGGATATTGTCGAGCGGGTTCCGCCGGAGTCGGTTGCGCAGATTAATGCGCTGCCGAATGCCAAGGTGATTACGCCGCCAAGCATGTTCTCAATCAACATGGAAATTGTGATGCGGGGGCCGCTCAAGGACCTTCGCGTGCGAAAGGCGTTGAATCTGGCCATCGATCGTCCCGGTATCATCAAGGGCGTGCTGGGCGGTATGGCTATTCCTTCCGTGGGAATGGTCGGGCCGGGTACGCAGGATTCACTGCGTAAAACCTTCGACCCGATAGCGTTCGACCCTGCACAGGCCAAAAAGCTGCTGGCCGAGGCGGGATACGGTCCGGGTAAGCTGGCGATAACGCTGACCTGTCCGACGGGGCGTTATATCAAGGACGCCGCCGTGTGTCAGGCCGTTGCCGGTTCGCTACAAAATATTGGTGTGAAAGCGACGGCCCATGTCGTGGATCGCGGCACCTGGACGCAAATCATCAGTCTGCCGCCCGAAAAGCGTCCGGATAATCTTGCCATGATTGGTCGCGGTACGGCGGGCATGGACTATACGCTCTATCGTCTGTTCCATACCGGCGTCAGCGCCAATACCTCCGGATTCAGCGACCCGAAAGTCGATGCACTGCTGGATCAGGGACGGGCAACGACCGACCCCGAGAAGCAGAAACAAATTTATGGCGAGATCCAGACCGCCGTGTGGCAGCAGATGCCGTTTATCTTCCTGTGGTATCAGAATCAGGCGCTAGGGGTTTCCGACAAGGTGCAGGGCTTCAAGGTGCGTCCGGATGAAACCATGGACTTCGATCAGGTCACGCTCAACTAA
- a CDS encoding LysR family transcriptional regulator, protein MNYRQVQVFKAIMQSGSITDASEILHVSQPAVSKTLKTLEQDLGLLLFTRTAKGLLPTDEARSLYTEVERVALGFENLKRFGKTLQQIKQGRLVIGVVHTFGREWMACAIADFSARYQQISLSLITASSNDMARLVGNGQIDVGIAQSRTEDHSLLRDKLFEMEGLIAVPKGHRLAKYHRVLPEDLRDENIISLGPADGLRQNFDRAMAQAGIEYRSTIDISLGEALCVMVQQGCGIGIVDDETARLYTPDGVKFIPFHPSVSVPIYLIRARNQPHNRLIELFIDFMLTTRRR, encoded by the coding sequence ATGAATTACCGTCAGGTTCAGGTGTTTAAAGCCATTATGCAAAGCGGGTCGATTACCGATGCGTCCGAGATTTTGCACGTATCGCAACCTGCGGTGAGCAAGACCTTGAAAACGTTGGAGCAGGATCTTGGATTACTGCTTTTCACCCGCACCGCCAAAGGGCTGCTGCCTACCGATGAGGCACGCTCTCTCTATACCGAAGTCGAACGTGTGGCACTCGGTTTTGAAAACCTTAAGCGGTTTGGTAAAACCTTGCAGCAGATTAAACAGGGGCGGCTGGTCATTGGGGTGGTTCATACCTTTGGCCGGGAATGGATGGCCTGTGCAATTGCGGATTTCAGTGCGCGTTATCAGCAGATTTCCCTCTCGTTAATCACCGCGTCGTCCAATGATATGGCGCGTCTGGTCGGCAATGGGCAGATAGATGTCGGCATTGCCCAGTCACGAACCGAAGACCACTCCCTGCTGCGCGACAAGCTGTTTGAAATGGAAGGACTGATTGCGGTGCCTAAAGGCCATCGCCTGGCGAAGTATCACCGCGTGCTTCCCGAAGATTTGCGGGATGAGAATATTATCTCGCTCGGCCCCGCCGATGGACTGCGACAGAATTTCGACCGCGCGATGGCGCAGGCCGGCATCGAATACCGTTCCACTATCGATATTTCTTTGGGCGAAGCGCTGTGCGTCATGGTGCAACAGGGATGCGGAATAGGGATTGTGGATGACGAAACGGCGCGGCTTTATACGCCGGATGGCGTGAAATTTATCCCTTTTCATCCAAGCGTCTCGGTGCCTATCTATCTTATCCGCGCCCGTAATCAGCCTCATAATCGCCTGATTGAGCTGTTTATTGACTTTATGCTCACCACTCGACGCAGATAA
- a CDS encoding aminotransferase class I/II-fold pyridoxal phosphate-dependent enzyme codes for MSLEQNAQRYFDIPIDRKSTRATKWLEVEGLVSSVGEPVIPLWIADMDFNSPPVVLNALRETLEHGALGYSEWPEDFPAVFRDWQASRHHWQISPQWLLSCQSVITALDVIIRTCTQPDDDILVLTPGFGTFNRVIDHTGRRQINVPLVELQNHYHLDLKRLEAQVTPRSRMLILCNPHNPVGKVWSREELIQIAQFLPAPRVTAGVRRRASGPGYWRYPLYADCFAR; via the coding sequence GTGAGCCTTGAACAGAATGCGCAGCGTTATTTTGATATACCCATAGACCGCAAATCCACGCGCGCCACCAAATGGCTTGAAGTGGAAGGCCTCGTTTCATCAGTCGGAGAACCGGTCATACCGCTTTGGATAGCCGACATGGACTTCAACTCTCCGCCCGTCGTCTTGAACGCGCTACGCGAAACGCTGGAACATGGCGCACTCGGCTATAGCGAATGGCCGGAAGATTTCCCCGCCGTTTTCCGCGACTGGCAGGCGTCCCGCCACCATTGGCAGATTTCGCCGCAGTGGCTGCTTTCCTGTCAGTCGGTTATCACGGCCCTCGACGTGATTATTCGCACCTGTACGCAGCCCGATGACGACATACTCGTGCTGACGCCGGGTTTCGGCACCTTTAACCGCGTCATCGACCACACCGGACGTCGGCAGATAAACGTGCCGCTGGTCGAACTTCAGAATCACTACCATCTTGATCTCAAACGCCTCGAGGCGCAAGTCACCCCGCGAAGCCGGATGCTCATCCTCTGTAATCCGCATAATCCCGTTGGCAAGGTGTGGAGCCGCGAAGAATTAATTCAGATAGCACAGTTTCTGCCAGCGCCACGAGTTACTGCTGGTGTCCGACGACGTGCATCAGGACCTGGTTATTGGCGATATCCCCTATACGCCGATTGCTTCGCTCGATGA
- a CDS encoding aminotransferase class I/II-fold pyridoxal phosphate-dependent enzyme, with product MSDDVHQDLVIGDIPYTPIASLDEEFADFIITFTSPCKTFNLSGLPVAQLIIKNSDLREKLRHNLYQLSVHQPDMLAMAGCVAAYRHGGEWLDALLHYLKGNYALLEQGLAPLKT from the coding sequence GTGTCCGACGACGTGCATCAGGACCTGGTTATTGGCGATATCCCCTATACGCCGATTGCTTCGCTCGATGAGGAGTTCGCCGATTTCATTATTACCTTTACCTCGCCGTGCAAGACCTTCAACCTGAGCGGATTGCCCGTTGCCCAGCTTATAATCAAAAACTCCGACCTGAGAGAAAAACTGCGGCATAACCTCTATCAGCTAAGTGTGCATCAACCTGACATGCTGGCGATGGCAGGCTGCGTTGCCGCCTATCGGCACGGCGGAGAATGGCTGGATGCCCTTCTGCATTACCTGAAAGGCAACTACGCCTTGCTCGAGCAAGGACTCGCCCCCTTAAAGACGTGA
- a CDS encoding amino acid ABC transporter ATP-binding protein — translation MITVSGLNKSFQQFKALSEVDFSIQRSEVVSVIGPSGSGKSTLLRCLNLLVKPDSGHLQIGEQHIDAETLTRKQTAAFRRQTSMVFQHYNLFKNKTALQNITEILIYTLGFTKAQAHERGMDLLSQVGLAHKADAYPATLSGGQQQRVGIARALSVDPQVILLDEPTSSLDPEMRRDVLNLIAGLADRKLTMMIVTHEMSFARDVSDRIFFMEHGKIIEQGKPGQIFRASAETRTRAFLHDYA, via the coding sequence ATGATAACGGTCAGCGGACTGAACAAGAGTTTTCAGCAGTTTAAAGCCCTCTCGGAGGTTGATTTCAGCATTCAACGCAGCGAAGTGGTGTCTGTTATCGGGCCTTCCGGTTCGGGTAAATCGACACTGTTGCGCTGCCTTAATTTGCTGGTAAAGCCTGATAGCGGCCACTTGCAGATAGGTGAACAACACATTGATGCCGAAACGCTGACCCGAAAACAAACCGCCGCGTTTCGCCGCCAGACCTCCATGGTGTTCCAGCATTACAACCTGTTCAAAAACAAAACCGCGCTGCAAAACATTACCGAAATCCTGATTTATACCCTGGGATTCACGAAAGCGCAGGCGCATGAACGCGGCATGGACCTGTTATCGCAGGTCGGCCTTGCCCATAAGGCAGATGCCTATCCCGCCACCCTGTCCGGCGGTCAGCAGCAGCGCGTCGGCATTGCGCGCGCATTAAGTGTCGATCCACAGGTCATACTACTGGATGAACCCACCTCCTCCCTCGACCCCGAAATGCGCCGTGACGTCCTGAACCTTATTGCCGGTCTTGCCGACCGGAAACTCACCATGATGATTGTGACCCACGAGATGAGCTTTGCCCGCGACGTGTCTGATCGCATCTTCTTTATGGAGCACGGCAAGATTATCGAACAGGGAAAACCGGGACAGATTTTTCGGGCGTCGGCCGAAACGCGAACCCGTGCCTTTTTACACGATTACGCCTGA
- a CDS encoding amino acid ABC transporter permease — MNFDVAYMLSVIPQILGYLPITLIISLFSILLATILGIIFALLLRSGKIGKAFAHLYISFFRGTPVLVQLLIIYFGLPQLFPALNAMSAINAVILGLSLNTSAYLAEIFRAAIDSVDKGQLEASLASGLTLFQASRRILFPQACRNAIPATGNVYIGLIKNSSLAFTLGVSELLAAGKLAATESLKYFEAYFAVGLIYWALTIILSELQRRLEKFINKPYVH, encoded by the coding sequence ATGAATTTCGACGTTGCCTATATGCTGAGCGTTATCCCTCAGATCCTCGGCTATTTGCCGATAACGCTTATTATCTCCTTATTCTCCATTCTGCTGGCTACGATTCTCGGGATTATTTTTGCCCTGCTCCTGCGCAGCGGAAAAATAGGGAAAGCTTTTGCGCATCTGTATATTTCCTTTTTTCGGGGAACGCCGGTGCTGGTACAGCTGCTTATTATCTATTTTGGATTACCGCAGCTCTTTCCCGCCCTTAACGCAATGAGCGCCATCAACGCCGTTATTCTGGGTCTCAGCCTGAATACCTCCGCCTACCTTGCCGAAATATTTCGCGCCGCCATTGACTCTGTGGACAAAGGCCAGCTCGAAGCCTCTCTGGCCTCGGGATTGACCCTGTTTCAGGCCTCACGCCGCATTCTTTTTCCGCAGGCCTGCCGCAACGCCATTCCCGCCACCGGCAATGTCTATATCGGCTTGATTAAAAACTCCTCATTGGCTTTCACGCTGGGTGTAAGCGAATTATTGGCCGCAGGCAAACTGGCGGCGACAGAGTCGCTTAAGTATTTCGAAGCCTACTTCGCGGTCGGCCTTATTTACTGGGCGTTGACCATTATTCTCAGCGAGCTTCAACGCCGTCTCGAAAAATTCATCAATAAACCTTACGTCCACTAA
- a CDS encoding transporter substrate-binding domain-containing protein, translated as MTRFNLALVACSILLLNACDKPAAQTDDTPVLRVGVTPDGYPHFFTDKGEIKGFSVDILNAMAEKMHYKVQWVTSDWVGALGSLETGKVDTVGNFADTPERRKKYGFTTPYYYSAAQLAVSINNTSIHGLEDMKGKTVAASLGSNFANTLKENDPQNQIKLVRFEGEDLIYNAVAQGKVDAFVSGQVILLGQIKHKHLPLKVVGQPFGVKPVALPFRKDARGEDLRKKADLALQQLREDGTLKKISEKWFEYDLSTDPEAQIPTRGQ; from the coding sequence ATGACCCGGTTCAATCTGGCGCTGGTCGCTTGTTCAATACTTCTACTCAACGCCTGTGACAAACCCGCCGCGCAAACGGATGACACGCCGGTGCTGCGCGTCGGCGTGACGCCAGACGGCTATCCGCATTTCTTCACCGACAAAGGCGAAATCAAAGGTTTCAGCGTCGATATCCTTAACGCGATGGCAGAGAAGATGCACTACAAAGTCCAGTGGGTGACGTCTGACTGGGTGGGTGCGCTGGGATCGCTTGAAACCGGCAAGGTGGATACGGTCGGTAACTTCGCCGATACCCCGGAGCGTCGTAAAAAGTACGGCTTCACCACGCCCTATTACTACTCTGCGGCTCAGTTGGCGGTCAGCATCAACAATACGAGTATTCATGGCCTCGAAGATATGAAAGGCAAGACCGTAGCTGCCTCGCTCGGCTCCAATTTTGCCAACACCCTGAAAGAAAATGATCCGCAAAATCAAATCAAACTGGTGCGTTTCGAGGGGGAAGACCTGATTTATAACGCCGTGGCGCAGGGAAAGGTGGATGCCTTTGTCTCGGGTCAGGTCATTTTGCTGGGCCAGATCAAACACAAGCACCTGCCGCTCAAAGTCGTGGGCCAGCCTTTTGGCGTAAAACCGGTGGCCTTACCCTTCAGAAAGGATGCACGCGGCGAAGATCTGCGCAAAAAAGCCGATCTGGCCCTGCAGCAATTGCGTGAGGACGGCACGTTGAAAAAGATCTCCGAGAAGTGGTTCGAATACGACTTGAGTACCGATCCTGAAGCCCAAATTCCAACTCGGGGACAATAG
- a CDS encoding NtaA/DmoA family FMN-dependent monooxygenase (This protein belongs to a clade of FMN-dependent monooxygenases, within a broader family of flavin-dependent oxidoreductases, the luciferase-like monooxygenase (LMM) family, some of whose members use coenzyme F420 rather than FMN.) — translation MRSLHLALFLETTGCHYAGWRMPASTPVPHASDWKTLKTLALKAEAAKFDMVFMADKLSIDDIYNSSFNEAVRHRVIERPEPFSVLSALGAVTEKIGLAGTVSSSFSQPFAAARTLATLDHLTGGRAGWNVVTSTSDAEAANYGQQLLSHDKRYLKAEAFIDAVRRLWDSWEDEAIEGDRQHGVYARGDKIHYADIDNAWFKVKGPLNVPRSPQGHPVTIQAGGSGAFTALAAKQADAIFAAEKPDLASARRYYAQLKRLVVEQGREADSLKILPGLQPIIGDTQKQADEMLNALTQLHHPLATLSHLSNTMNYDWGRHSLDEPVPDIAAQLGRRERFEPMLNHARENGMTLRQFAKWVARSGFIVAGTADSLAERITTWYRERAVDGFVIMPPYVPGASDAFFDKVVPLLQERGVFRSDYQADTLRGHLGLRRPTHSR, via the coding sequence ATGCGCTCATTGCACCTTGCCCTGTTTCTGGAAACAACGGGTTGCCATTACGCCGGATGGCGCATGCCCGCGTCAACGCCGGTACCGCACGCCTCCGACTGGAAGACACTGAAAACGCTGGCGTTGAAAGCCGAGGCTGCCAAATTCGACATGGTCTTTATGGCCGACAAGCTGTCTATCGACGATATCTATAACAGTAGTTTCAACGAGGCGGTCAGACATCGGGTCATCGAGCGTCCCGAGCCCTTTTCGGTACTCTCGGCGCTGGGTGCCGTCACGGAAAAAATCGGGCTTGCGGGCACGGTTTCCAGCTCCTTTAGCCAACCGTTTGCCGCAGCCCGCACGTTGGCAACGCTGGATCACCTGACCGGCGGTCGCGCAGGCTGGAATGTCGTGACCTCCACCAGCGACGCCGAAGCCGCCAATTATGGACAGCAGCTTCTGAGTCACGACAAGCGCTACCTCAAGGCGGAAGCCTTTATCGACGCCGTTCGCCGCTTATGGGACAGCTGGGAAGATGAGGCTATCGAGGGCGATCGGCAACACGGAGTCTATGCGCGCGGCGACAAGATTCACTACGCCGATATCGACAATGCGTGGTTCAAGGTCAAAGGTCCGCTCAACGTACCGCGATCGCCGCAGGGCCATCCCGTCACTATCCAGGCGGGAGGCTCGGGCGCCTTCACGGCCCTTGCCGCGAAGCAGGCCGATGCCATCTTTGCGGCCGAAAAACCGGATTTGGCGTCGGCTCGGCGCTACTACGCGCAGCTAAAACGTCTGGTGGTTGAGCAAGGTCGTGAAGCCGACAGCCTGAAAATTTTGCCCGGTCTGCAACCCATCATCGGCGACACTCAGAAGCAAGCCGACGAGATGCTCAACGCGTTGACGCAGCTTCACCATCCGCTGGCCACTCTCAGTCATCTGTCCAATACCATGAATTACGATTGGGGTCGGCACAGCCTTGACGAACCCGTGCCGGATATTGCCGCCCAGCTTGGCCGTCGTGAGCGTTTCGAGCCGATGCTCAACCATGCACGCGAAAACGGCATGACGTTGCGCCAGTTTGCCAAATGGGTCGCCCGTTCGGGATTTATCGTCGCCGGTACCGCCGACTCGCTGGCCGAGAGAATAACCACCTGGTATCGCGAACGCGCGGTTGATGGCTTCGTCATTATGCCGCCGTATGTACCGGGCGCGTCGGATGCCTTCTTCGACAAAGTTGTTCCGCTGCTTCAGGAGCGCGGCGTGTTCCGCAGTGACTACCAGGCCGATACCCTGCGCGGCCATCTGGGTTTGAGACGTCCCACTCACTCGCGCTGA
- a CDS encoding ABC transporter substrate-binding protein: MKPTSIVYSLSALTLLIVSATQPANAAEQPVRGGNLTWGVETEPATLNPQLNGQDKTELLLRAAYESLFARKADGSYVPWLAKSYTLSEDGKTYTFTLRDDVKFSNGEKFNAEAVADNFRHLQDPAYSAGSGLSVFGARIANIATPDNNTVVVTLKDVYSPFLSFAGSLKLISPHSWHSSQLKAGGPDLIGTGPFILKRYEKGQQIEFVRNPDYQWASANARHQGPAYLDSVTFRFLPESSVRTGALLSGQVDVIEGVSGNDAGEFKDNPDFTYQHALNTGTPYSLFLNVKYGPTQELKVRQALLQGLDIGPVLQSIYRGQRTRVWGITSPLDPFYDAGLEGKYGNNPTLANKLLDEAGWNTRGSDGIRTKDGKPLTIEIVQAQATVRDQRDVLLQALQAEARQKLGVDLKIRYVDSGTYVEVRNSGKFGSIANSNTPTDGIDIENHYLPINAGGAINYSRTDDPQLLPLLRSAWQTQDNAQRKSLYSQLQNVAILQQALAIPLYEPEDQIAAARYVHGISFRPFKQMPENTYDVWLSKH, from the coding sequence ATGAAACCAACGTCAATCGTTTATTCTCTTTCTGCATTAACGCTCTTGATTGTTTCAGCCACGCAACCGGCCAACGCTGCCGAGCAACCGGTTAGGGGCGGCAATTTGACGTGGGGTGTCGAGACAGAACCCGCCACGCTAAATCCGCAGCTTAACGGCCAGGACAAAACCGAGTTGCTGCTTCGCGCCGCCTATGAATCCCTGTTTGCCCGCAAAGCGGACGGTAGCTATGTTCCGTGGCTGGCGAAAAGCTATACGCTCTCGGAGGACGGCAAAACCTACACCTTTACACTGCGTGATGACGTGAAATTCTCGAACGGCGAAAAATTCAACGCCGAGGCGGTGGCCGATAATTTCCGCCATCTTCAGGACCCTGCCTACAGCGCCGGTTCCGGGCTTAGCGTGTTTGGGGCGCGCATCGCCAATATCGCGACTCCCGACAACAATACCGTGGTCGTCACCCTCAAGGACGTCTATAGCCCGTTTCTGTCGTTTGCCGGCAGTCTGAAACTCATCTCCCCGCATTCGTGGCATTCTTCCCAGCTAAAAGCGGGCGGTCCCGACCTTATCGGCACCGGTCCTTTCATTCTCAAGCGCTATGAAAAGGGCCAGCAAATCGAATTCGTGCGTAACCCTGACTACCAATGGGCTTCGGCGAACGCCAGGCATCAGGGACCCGCCTATCTCGACAGCGTAACCTTCCGCTTCCTGCCTGAATCTTCGGTGCGTACAGGCGCGCTGCTGTCGGGTCAGGTTGACGTCATCGAAGGAGTCTCGGGCAATGATGCCGGGGAATTCAAGGACAATCCCGACTTTACTTATCAGCACGCGCTAAACACCGGCACGCCCTATTCACTGTTCCTCAACGTGAAATACGGGCCGACCCAGGAGCTGAAAGTGCGTCAGGCGCTGTTGCAGGGCCTGGATATCGGCCCTGTTTTGCAGTCAATCTATCGCGGGCAGCGCACACGCGTCTGGGGTATTACCTCACCGCTGGATCCGTTCTATGACGCCGGTCTGGAAGGCAAATACGGCAATAATCCGACCCTTGCCAACAAGCTTCTCGACGAGGCGGGCTGGAACACCAGGGGCAGCGACGGCATTCGCACCAAAGACGGCAAGCCGTTGACCATTGAAATAGTGCAGGCGCAGGCCACGGTTCGCGATCAGCGCGATGTGCTGTTGCAGGCCCTGCAGGCAGAGGCGCGGCAGAAGCTGGGTGTCGATTTGAAGATCCGCTATGTCGATTCGGGGACCTATGTCGAGGTGCGCAACAGCGGCAAATTTGGCTCCATTGCCAACTCGAATACGCCAACCGACGGTATCGATATCGAAAATCACTACCTGCCGATTAATGCCGGCGGCGCTATCAACTATAGCCGCACGGACGACCCGCAGCTGCTGCCCCTGCTAAGGAGCGCCTGGCAAACGCAGGACAACGCCCAGCGAAAATCCCTTTACAGCCAGCTTCAGAACGTCGCCATTTTGCAGCAGGCGCTGGCTATCCCGCTTTATGAACCCGAAGACCAGATTGCCGCTGCCCGTTATGTTCACGGCATCAGTTTCCGCCCGTTCAAGCAGATGCCGGAAAATACCTACGACGTCTGGCTGAGCAAGCATTAA
- a CDS encoding ABC transporter permease — MSQILSGQVPKRHYSVGYGLAVFFLFLVLLAVLLPAYLSHYDPLNADPLNAMLPSSWQHWLGTDQLGRDVLTRIIYGSRYSLLISLASMAVAVSIGSMLGLLAGLAKGPLDEFISRAVDVISAFPDLLLALMLIAFTGPGTTNLIFALGVASIPRFTRVVRAQTFLVMSSGYVEQAKTFGLTRRVLIWRHVLPHAVAHVPALATLGLGTAIIGTAGLSFLGMGPQPPTAEWGLMLAEGRNYLRNAWWIAVWPGVAITLTVISVNTLGRYWQAAFEGKQP; from the coding sequence ATGAGTCAGATTCTTTCCGGCCAGGTGCCAAAACGTCATTACTCCGTGGGTTACGGCCTGGCGGTATTCTTCCTGTTTCTGGTGCTGCTTGCCGTGTTGCTGCCCGCCTATCTCAGTCATTACGACCCGCTGAATGCCGACCCGTTGAACGCCATGCTGCCGTCCTCGTGGCAGCACTGGCTTGGCACAGACCAGCTGGGTCGCGATGTATTGACGCGTATTATCTACGGCAGCCGCTATTCGCTGCTGATAAGTCTGGCGTCGATGGCCGTCGCCGTGAGCATCGGCAGTATGCTGGGTCTGCTGGCGGGATTGGCCAAAGGCCCGCTGGACGAATTTATCAGCCGTGCGGTGGATGTCATTTCCGCCTTCCCTGACCTGCTGCTGGCGCTGATGCTGATTGCTTTCACAGGCCCCGGCACCACCAACCTGATATTTGCTCTCGGCGTGGCCTCCATTCCCCGCTTTACACGCGTCGTCAGGGCGCAAACCTTTCTGGTGATGTCTTCCGGCTACGTTGAACAGGCTAAAACCTTTGGATTAACGCGCAGAGTGCTTATCTGGCGTCACGTCCTGCCGCATGCCGTGGCGCATGTGCCTGCTCTGGCAACGCTGGGCTTAGGCACCGCCATCATCGGGACGGCGGGGTTGAGTTTTCTCGGCATGGGACCGCAACCGCCTACCGCAGAATGGGGGTTGATGCTGGCCGAGGGGCGCAATTACCTGCGCAATGCGTGGTGGATTGCCGTCTGGCCGGGTGTCGCCATTACCTTGACCGTTATCTCTGTCAACACGCTTGGTCGCTACTGGCAGGCCGCTTTTGAAGGAAAACAGCCATGA